A region of Maribacter algicola DNA encodes the following proteins:
- a CDS encoding DUF192 domain-containing protein produces the protein MCVSKYFLGIAIILFIGLSSCKEEAKKAIKTTPVTFTKEGSLSIFRQESDSLIQQLDIEIAETDYETQTGLMYRKSMETSQGMLFIFPDVAMHSFYMKNTEFPLDIIFIGENLKIASIQKNAQPYNEIGLSSKVPVKYVLEVNGGLSDAWSLEIGDRISFIRL, from the coding sequence ATGTGCGTTTCAAAATACTTTTTGGGCATAGCGATAATTTTATTTATTGGATTGTCCTCTTGCAAGGAAGAAGCAAAGAAGGCAATCAAAACAACCCCGGTGACCTTTACGAAGGAGGGTTCTTTGAGTATCTTCAGACAAGAATCGGATTCCTTAATACAACAATTGGATATAGAAATTGCGGAAACCGATTATGAGACCCAAACCGGACTCATGTACCGAAAAAGCATGGAAACCAGCCAGGGAATGTTGTTCATTTTTCCCGATGTTGCCATGCATTCCTTTTACATGAAGAATACGGAGTTTCCCTTGGATATCATCTTCATAGGCGAAAATTTAAAAATAGCCAGCATCCAAAAAAACGCCCAACCTTATAATGAGATCGGCCTGTCTTCCAAAGTACCGGTAAAATATGTGTTGGAAGTAAATGGGGGCCTTTCAGATGCTTGGTCCCTTGAAATTGGGGACAGGATTTCGTTCATAAGACTTTAG
- the lgt gene encoding prolipoprotein diacylglyceryl transferase, translating to MYFLGIIWNPNETLFNLGPIQIKYYNLLWIIAFAIGWYLMKRIFVNEKKSVEQLDSLFVYTVLGTMLGARLGHVFFYDWPYYKNHLLEILLPIRESDTGSLLFGLIDGYEFTGFTGLASHGATIGIIIATYLFTRKHNGFSMLWIFDRLTIPVAIGAFCVRLGNFFNSEINGKTVDESFIFATKFIRDSDDLHPSKALGVTKERTLNAAYDAIENDPQFSQYLMEIPYRHPAQLYEGVCYIFVFILLYYLYWKTDKKNKPGYLFGLFLILLWTVRFFVEFVKKSQGGFEESLGLLSTGQWLSIPFILLGFYFMFRPVKTS from the coding sequence ATGTACTTCTTAGGAATTATTTGGAATCCCAACGAGACCCTCTTCAATTTAGGCCCCATCCAAATAAAGTATTACAATTTGCTTTGGATTATCGCTTTTGCCATTGGTTGGTATCTTATGAAGAGGATATTCGTAAATGAAAAAAAATCGGTTGAACAACTAGATTCTCTTTTTGTATATACAGTTTTAGGAACCATGCTGGGAGCCAGATTGGGGCATGTCTTTTTCTATGACTGGCCCTATTATAAAAATCATTTACTGGAAATACTTTTACCAATACGGGAGAGCGATACGGGCAGTCTTCTTTTTGGTCTTATCGATGGGTATGAGTTCACCGGTTTTACGGGATTGGCCAGCCACGGGGCAACCATTGGTATTATTATTGCCACCTATTTGTTCACCCGAAAACATAATGGTTTCAGTATGCTTTGGATTTTTGATAGACTTACTATCCCCGTTGCTATTGGGGCTTTTTGTGTGCGTTTAGGTAACTTCTTCAACTCTGAAATAAACGGAAAGACTGTTGACGAGTCTTTCATCTTTGCGACAAAATTCATCAGGGATTCGGACGACCTCCATCCATCAAAAGCCTTGGGAGTCACCAAGGAAAGAACGCTGAACGCGGCCTATGATGCCATTGAGAACGACCCCCAATTTTCCCAATATTTAATGGAGATTCCTTATAGACATCCTGCGCAATTGTACGAAGGAGTATGCTATATTTTTGTTTTTATTCTATTGTATTATCTCTATTGGAAGACCGATAAAAAGAACAAACCCGGCTATCTTTTTGGGTTGTTTCTGATTCTATTGTGGACCGTTCGTTTCTTTGTGGAATTTGTAAAGAAAAGCCAAGGTGGTTTTGAAGAATCCCTAGGTTTACTATCAACGGGACAATGGTTGAGTATTCCCTTTATCCTATTAGGCTTTTATTTCATGTTCAGACCTGTAAAAACATCATAA
- the yidD gene encoding membrane protein insertion efficiency factor YidD, with product MKLTFKNILIAPFVLLVRFYQLVISPYTPATCRYSPTCSQYTLEALKKHGLFKGGWLSVKRIFSCNPWGGKGYDPVP from the coding sequence TTGAAACTTACATTTAAAAATATACTCATAGCTCCTTTTGTACTTTTGGTCCGTTTTTACCAACTTGTCATTTCACCTTATACTCCGGCAACTTGCAGGTACTCGCCAACATGCTCCCAATATACCTTGGAGGCATTGAAAAAGCATGGCCTTTTTAAAGGAGGCTGGTTGTCCGTCAAAAGAATATTCAGTTGTAATCCCTGGGGAGGAAAAGGATATGACCCCGTACCCTAA
- a CDS encoding GNAT family N-acetyltransferase, whose amino-acid sequence MNYSMEGAETKRLQFRKLTVADFDAWLPFHVDPRSSQFWSGLPQNPVAACSQQFDRVFERYEKGLGGMFALINKDTKELVGLCGLLIQSVDGQEELEIGYSVLPTHWGKGFASEAAQKCKETAFKKGWANHLISIIHIENEPSKKVAINNGMHLEKRTEYKNNPVYIFRIDR is encoded by the coding sequence ATGAACTACTCTATGGAAGGTGCCGAAACGAAAAGGCTACAGTTCAGAAAATTAACTGTGGCCGATTTTGATGCATGGCTGCCCTTCCATGTAGACCCTAGATCGTCGCAGTTTTGGTCAGGCCTTCCTCAAAATCCGGTTGCTGCCTGTTCCCAACAATTTGACCGGGTTTTTGAACGCTATGAAAAAGGTCTGGGAGGAATGTTCGCCTTAATAAACAAGGACACAAAGGAACTAGTTGGCCTGTGTGGCTTGTTAATACAAAGTGTGGATGGCCAAGAAGAACTGGAAATTGGGTATTCCGTTCTCCCAACACATTGGGGGAAAGGTTTCGCCTCCGAAGCCGCCCAAAAATGCAAGGAAACCGCCTTCAAAAAAGGATGGGCAAACCATCTTATTTCCATTATCCATATTGAAAATGAACCTTCCAAAAAAGTAGCCATAAATAATGGTATGCATCTGGAAAAAAGAACGGAATACAAGAACAACCCTGTATATATCTTTAGAATAGATCGATAA
- a CDS encoding DUF779 domain-containing protein, producing the protein MKTKRVLVSDKAAEVISELKEKHGDLMFHQSGGCCDGSSPMCFPKGELMIDDNDIWLGTIEGCEFHISKDQFEYWKHTQLTVDVTPGRGASFSLEIPMGIRFIIKSRLYSPEEAENLAPVRVGE; encoded by the coding sequence ATGAAAACCAAACGGGTACTGGTAAGTGATAAAGCTGCCGAAGTTATCAGTGAGCTCAAGGAAAAACACGGTGATCTTATGTTTCACCAGAGTGGGGGTTGTTGCGACGGCTCTTCTCCTATGTGCTTTCCTAAAGGCGAATTGATGATCGATGATAACGATATTTGGTTGGGAACTATAGAGGGATGTGAATTTCACATTTCCAAAGACCAATTTGAATATTGGAAACATACCCAACTTACCGTCGATGTAACACCCGGTAGAGGGGCAAGCTTTTCACTGGAAATACCCATGGGCATTCGGTTTATCATAAAATCCCGACTTTATAGTCCGGAAGAGGCGGAAAATCTAGCCCCTGTTCGGGTAGGGGAGTAA
- the exaC gene encoding acetaldehyde dehydrogenase ExaC, which yields MSNTATVAQDVLQKPTFKNQYENFIGGKWTAPVKGEYFENTSPVDGKSFTRIPRSTAEDIEKAIDAAWEAAPSWNNSSATERSNMLLKIADVMEKNLEILARAETWDNGKAIRETRAADLPLAIDHFRYFAGVIRAEEGSVSELDSNTVALNVTEPLGVVGQIIPWNFPILMAVWKLAPALAAGNCVVLKPAEQTPVGILILVELIQDILPAGVLNVVNGFGAEAGKPLASSSRINKVAFTGETTTGQLIMQYASKNITPVTLELGGKSPNIFFENIMDADDEFFDKCIEGANMFALNQGEVCTCPSRMLVQESIFDAFMARVIERTKAIKMGHPLDPNTMMGAQASSDQFEKILNYIQIGKEEGCEVLTGGEQAYNEGLEGGFYIQPTVLKGNNKMRVFQEEIFGPVVCVTTFKDEAEAIEIANDTLYGLGAGVWTRDTHQAYTVSRAIKAGRVWVNCYHLYPAHAPFGGYKKSGIGRENHKMMLAHYRQTKNMLISYDKKPMGFF from the coding sequence ATGAGCAACACTGCAACCGTGGCGCAAGACGTGCTACAAAAACCGACATTCAAAAATCAATATGAGAATTTCATAGGAGGAAAATGGACGGCACCCGTAAAGGGGGAGTATTTTGAAAACACCTCTCCGGTAGACGGAAAATCCTTTACAAGGATTCCCAGATCTACGGCAGAGGATATAGAAAAGGCTATTGATGCGGCATGGGAAGCAGCACCTTCATGGAACAATTCATCGGCAACAGAACGAAGCAATATGCTTTTGAAAATAGCCGATGTAATGGAAAAAAATCTGGAGATACTGGCGAGAGCCGAAACATGGGACAACGGAAAAGCAATTAGGGAAACAAGAGCTGCAGATTTACCATTGGCCATAGACCATTTTAGATATTTTGCCGGGGTTATCAGGGCCGAAGAAGGATCCGTAAGTGAATTGGACAGTAATACCGTTGCCTTAAACGTTACCGAGCCTTTGGGAGTAGTTGGACAGATCATTCCTTGGAACTTCCCTATTTTGATGGCGGTATGGAAACTGGCCCCAGCATTGGCAGCAGGAAACTGTGTAGTCCTAAAGCCCGCTGAACAGACCCCTGTAGGGATTCTTATCCTTGTTGAGTTGATTCAGGATATTCTTCCCGCTGGTGTTCTTAACGTCGTTAACGGCTTTGGAGCCGAAGCAGGCAAACCCTTGGCATCAAGCTCAAGAATCAATAAGGTCGCATTCACCGGAGAGACTACAACCGGACAATTGATTATGCAATATGCCTCCAAAAACATCACGCCCGTTACTTTGGAACTGGGCGGGAAATCTCCAAATATATTCTTCGAGAATATTATGGACGCAGATGATGAATTCTTTGATAAATGTATCGAAGGTGCCAACATGTTCGCCCTTAACCAAGGTGAGGTCTGTACCTGTCCATCTAGAATGCTCGTACAGGAAAGTATTTTTGATGCCTTTATGGCACGTGTTATAGAAAGAACAAAAGCGATAAAAATGGGACATCCCCTAGACCCGAACACGATGATGGGAGCCCAGGCATCCAGCGACCAGTTTGAAAAAATCCTCAACTATATCCAAATTGGCAAGGAAGAGGGTTGTGAGGTGTTGACCGGTGGTGAGCAAGCCTACAATGAAGGCTTGGAAGGTGGATTTTACATTCAGCCAACAGTGTTAAAAGGAAACAATAAAATGAGAGTGTTCCAGGAGGAAATCTTTGGACCCGTCGTTTGTGTAACCACCTTCAAGGATGAGGCCGAAGCCATTGAAATCGCCAATGATACGTTGTATGGTCTGGGGGCCGGGGTCTGGACCAGGGATACACACCAGGCCTATACGGTTTCCAGGGCCATCAAAGCGGGTAGGGTCTGGGTAAACTGCTACCACCTTTATCCCGCACATGCCCCATTTGGTGGATATAAAAAATCCGGAATAGGCAGGGAGAACCATAAAATGATGTTGGCGCACTACAGACAGACGAAGAACATGCTTATCTCTTACGATAAGAAGCCAATGGGATTCTTTTAA
- a CDS encoding ATP-binding cassette domain-containing protein: MNHWGIFTDNQTNKKELIQKLQNNKFLDIINLKDKTGKLFSQLALRKFMEEEEKHGTKYISNAGQDLKTMSSGEQKKALLFHILDQKPDYILLDNPFDNLDIGFQSSLRDLLIEKSRETILVQLASRKSDMLPHIHNFAKVIDGQLIVVKETSQHENEEMNVFSGNIPPPIDPIQFDGNILISFQKVSVSYGEKHVLKDIDWEVKPGEFWQLIGNNGTGKTTILSMITGDNPKAFGQEIYLFGKKKGSGESVWDIKEKIGYFSPAMTDSFSGRHSVENMLISGLLDSIGLYIKPTEIQKRIIKDWLLLICLWDRRNVQFNDLSLGEQRLVMTVRAMVKHPPLLILDEPTSGMDDISANMLVALVNKIAEETQTTILFVSHRKEPGLNPKKILELKQTEEGSIAIVE, encoded by the coding sequence ATGAACCATTGGGGGATTTTTACGGATAATCAAACCAACAAAAAAGAGCTTATTCAAAAGCTTCAAAACAATAAGTTTTTAGATATCATAAACCTGAAGGACAAAACCGGAAAACTATTTTCCCAATTGGCCCTTAGAAAGTTCATGGAGGAAGAAGAAAAACATGGTACCAAATACATTTCAAATGCGGGTCAAGACTTAAAGACAATGTCCAGCGGGGAACAAAAAAAAGCCTTGTTATTTCATATCCTCGACCAAAAACCGGACTATATTCTATTGGACAATCCCTTTGATAATTTGGATATAGGATTTCAAAGTAGTTTGAGAGACCTTCTCATAGAAAAGTCCCGTGAAACAATTCTTGTTCAGCTGGCCAGTAGAAAGTCTGATATGCTTCCCCATATCCACAATTTTGCAAAAGTCATTGATGGCCAACTTATAGTCGTAAAGGAAACATCGCAACATGAAAACGAGGAGATGAACGTCTTTTCGGGAAACATTCCTCCTCCAATTGACCCAATTCAATTTGATGGAAACATATTAATTTCGTTTCAAAAAGTTTCCGTCTCGTATGGCGAAAAACACGTTCTCAAGGATATTGACTGGGAAGTGAAACCCGGAGAGTTCTGGCAACTGATCGGAAACAATGGGACGGGTAAGACAACCATTCTTTCGATGATAACCGGGGATAATCCTAAAGCTTTCGGCCAAGAAATATACCTATTCGGAAAAAAGAAAGGTTCCGGGGAAAGTGTTTGGGACATCAAGGAAAAAATAGGCTACTTCTCCCCTGCCATGACCGATAGCTTTTCCGGAAGACATTCCGTCGAAAATATGCTAATTTCCGGGTTATTGGATTCCATTGGACTGTATATTAAACCCACCGAAATCCAAAAAAGGATTATTAAGGATTGGCTCTTACTTATTTGTTTATGGGATAGAAGAAACGTTCAATTCAACGATCTTTCCTTAGGAGAACAGCGTCTCGTTATGACCGTTCGCGCCATGGTAAAACATCCACCATTATTAATACTTGACGAACCCACCAGTGGTATGGACGATATCTCTGCCAATATGCTCGTGGCACTTGTCAATAAAATTGCGGAAGAGACACAGACCACCATCCTATTTGTAAGCCATAGAAAAGAACCCGGACTCAACCCCAAGAAAATCCTTGAATTAAAACAAACAGAGGAGGGTTCCATTGCCATTGTAGAATAG
- the secDF gene encoding protein translocase subunit SecDF, producing the protein MQNKGLIKLFALLFGLVSIYQLSYTFITNKVEKEAEVFAASRISEGEEDYIAKREALEASYLDSIGNNTILGYTNYDEAKKKELNKGLDLKGGINVTLQISVKDILKGLANNTKNPVFNKALADADAASKNSDDTYLNLFFEAFDEIKGETKLASPDIFANKGLSDEINFQMSDDEVKPIIRRKIDESVVSAFEVLRERIDGFGVTQPNIQREGNSGRILVELPGARDINRAQDLLSSTAQLEFWETYKQSNPSFSTFLIQANEKLKEIVDVKKPEPVKEESELDSLLSDVAADSLDLATQVNPLYELLIPANPGTNAMFRAAIKDTATIGSYFRMPEIRRLLPADIQFVKFVWERPATEDTEVIDLYALKSNREGVPRISGDVVSDARADFDQFGKPAVSMTMNTKGAKEWEQLTGDAYNNQTGIAIVLDNKVYTAPGVSSGPISGGRSEITGNFTVNETKDISNVLRAGKLPASAEIIQSEIVGPSLGQEAIDSGFMSFLIAMAIVLLWMIAYYGKAGAFADVALLLNILLIFGVLTSLNAVLTLPGIAGIVLTIGMSVDANVLIFERIKEELAKGKGKSLAVSDGFGNALSSILDANITTGLTAIILFVFGSGPIKGFATTLLIGILTSLFTAIFITRLLIDWYISGKNRKLDFSTSLTKGLFQNLSIDFLVKRKISYILSGILVLVGLASLFFGPGLQQGVDFVGGRSYTVRFEQAVNPSEIASELNDVFGSGTNVKTFGEANQIKITTPYKVDVEGIEVDTEIQDKLYNSLQKYLPDGTSKDAFAIGSEGKTVGILQSVKVGPTIADDIKNNAFLAILGSLAVVFLYILIRFRRWQFSLGAVVAVFHDVLIVLGVFSIFGKIMPFNMEIDQAFIAAILTVIGYSLNDTVVVFDRIREILAERGWKGGENVNSAINSTLGRTLNTSLTTLVVLLAIFIFGGESLRGFMFAMIVGVVVGTYSSVFIATPVMFDALSKKITKVLN; encoded by the coding sequence ATGCAAAATAAAGGACTTATAAAGCTTTTTGCTTTATTATTCGGGTTAGTTAGTATCTACCAACTATCCTACACTTTCATCACCAATAAGGTAGAGAAGGAAGCAGAAGTATTTGCTGCAAGCCGTATTTCTGAAGGGGAAGAGGACTACATAGCCAAAAGGGAAGCTTTGGAAGCCAGTTACTTGGATTCCATTGGCAACAATACCATTTTGGGTTACACCAACTACGACGAGGCCAAAAAGAAGGAGTTGAACAAAGGTCTTGACCTAAAAGGGGGAATCAACGTTACCTTGCAAATATCCGTAAAGGACATATTGAAAGGTTTGGCGAACAACACTAAAAACCCTGTTTTCAACAAAGCATTGGCCGATGCCGATGCGGCGTCGAAAAATAGCGATGATACCTACCTCAATCTATTCTTTGAGGCTTTTGACGAAATTAAGGGAGAAACCAAACTGGCCTCACCGGATATTTTTGCCAATAAGGGATTGAGCGATGAAATCAACTTTCAAATGTCCGATGATGAGGTAAAACCCATCATCCGAAGAAAAATAGATGAGTCCGTAGTATCCGCATTCGAGGTGTTGCGTGAGCGTATTGATGGCTTTGGGGTTACCCAGCCAAATATCCAAAGGGAAGGAAATTCAGGTAGGATTTTGGTAGAATTGCCTGGTGCGAGGGATATAAACCGCGCTCAGGATTTATTATCAAGTACAGCACAATTGGAGTTTTGGGAAACGTACAAACAGAGCAATCCATCCTTTAGCACTTTCTTGATCCAAGCGAACGAAAAATTAAAGGAGATCGTGGATGTCAAGAAGCCGGAACCTGTGAAGGAAGAGTCGGAATTGGATTCTTTGTTATCGGATGTGGCCGCTGATTCTTTGGACCTTGCTACTCAGGTGAACCCTCTTTACGAGTTGTTGATACCTGCAAACCCCGGAACAAACGCTATGTTCAGGGCTGCCATAAAGGACACGGCTACCATTGGGTCTTATTTTAGAATGCCGGAAATCAGAAGGTTATTGCCAGCGGATATCCAATTCGTAAAATTTGTTTGGGAAAGACCTGCAACCGAAGATACGGAAGTAATCGATTTGTATGCCTTAAAGTCCAACCGGGAAGGAGTTCCTCGAATCAGTGGTGATGTGGTGAGCGATGCCCGTGCAGATTTTGACCAATTTGGCAAACCAGCCGTTTCCATGACCATGAACACCAAAGGTGCCAAGGAATGGGAGCAATTGACAGGCGATGCCTATAATAACCAAACAGGAATTGCAATTGTTTTGGATAACAAGGTATATACCGCTCCAGGGGTTTCCAGTGGCCCCATTTCAGGTGGTCGTTCAGAGATCACGGGTAACTTTACCGTAAACGAAACAAAGGATATTTCAAACGTATTGCGAGCAGGTAAATTACCGGCTTCTGCGGAAATCATACAATCTGAAATCGTAGGTCCATCGTTGGGTCAGGAAGCAATAGACAGTGGTTTTATGTCCTTTTTGATAGCTATGGCCATTGTATTGCTATGGATGATCGCATATTATGGAAAGGCGGGTGCCTTTGCCGATGTTGCGTTGTTGTTGAACATTCTATTGATTTTTGGGGTACTCACAAGTTTGAACGCCGTATTGACTTTACCGGGTATCGCGGGTATCGTATTGACGATAGGTATGTCCGTGGATGCGAACGTACTTATTTTTGAAAGGATAAAAGAGGAACTTGCAAAAGGGAAGGGCAAGAGTCTGGCCGTGTCCGATGGTTTTGGAAATGCTCTATCCTCCATTTTGGATGCGAATATTACTACAGGTCTTACGGCCATAATCCTGTTTGTCTTTGGGTCGGGCCCGATCAAAGGATTTGCGACTACCTTGCTTATCGGTATCCTTACCTCTTTGTTCACGGCTATTTTCATTACCCGATTATTGATAGATTGGTACATCAGTGGTAAAAATAGAAAACTGGATTTCTCCACAAGTCTAACAAAAGGCCTGTTCCAGAACCTATCCATCGATTTCTTGGTAAAACGAAAGATTTCTTACATCCTTTCAGGTATTTTGGTTCTAGTAGGTCTGGCATCCTTGTTTTTTGGGCCTGGATTGCAACAGGGTGTGGATTTTGTGGGAGGTCGTTCCTACACGGTACGTTTTGAACAAGCCGTGAACCCTTCCGAAATAGCATCTGAATTGAACGACGTATTTGGAAGTGGAACCAATGTGAAGACCTTTGGGGAAGCGAATCAAATAAAGATTACGACCCCTTATAAAGTAGATGTTGAAGGTATTGAAGTGGATACCGAAATTCAGGATAAATTATACAACTCATTGCAAAAATACCTTCCAGACGGAACTTCTAAAGATGCTTTTGCCATTGGAAGTGAAGGTAAAACCGTGGGAATATTACAGTCCGTGAAAGTAGGTCCTACCATTGCGGATGATATCAAGAACAATGCCTTCCTGGCCATTTTGGGCTCATTGGCCGTGGTTTTCCTATACATTTTAATACGTTTCCGTAGATGGCAATTCTCATTGGGAGCGGTCGTCGCCGTATTCCACGATGTTTTGATCGTTTTGGGTGTTTTCTCCATATTCGGTAAAATAATGCCATTCAACATGGAAATCGATCAAGCCTTTATTGCGGCCATACTAACGGTCATAGGGTATTCCTTGAACGATACCGTGGTAGTGTTCGACCGTATACGTGAAATTTTGGCCGAGAGAGGTTGGAAGGGTGGAGAAAATGTCAATTCCGCAATCAACAGTACGTTGGGAAGAACCTTGAATACCTCTTTGACCACCTTGGTGGTATTATTGGCCATCTTTATTTTTGGTGGCGAATCGTTGAGAGGATTTATGTTCGCAATGATTGTTGGTGTAGTTGTAGGTACGTATTCTTCTGTATTTATTGCAACACCAGTTATGTTCGATGCATTGAGCAAGAAGATTACAAAAGTCCTCAATTAG